GTGTGTTTTCCATCAAGCCAAGGTGTTGGAATATGTGTAATAAAAAACTGACTACCATTGGTGTTAGGTCCGCTGTTAGCCATGGATAATTTCCCCGGCTTATCGTGTTTTAAGGCGTCGTTAAATTCATCATTAAATCTGTAGCCAGGACCACCTCTGCCAACTCCTAGGGGATCTCCGCCTTGAATCATAAACCCAGGAATAACACGGTGAAAAACTGTATTAGCATATAAAGGAGTATCTTCCACTTTCTCTCCAGATGTAGGGGAAAACCATGCTTGTGTTCCAGTTGCTAGTCCAATAAAATTTTTAACAGTTATTGGTGCTTTCTCTGAATAAAGCTCGCAAGTAATATCACCTAAAGAAGTTTTGAAAATAGCGTATGTTTTAACTGAAGACACATCTGCAGTTGTGTCTGAAAAACCTATAGAAAATAAAAAAGTAAACAGTAAAAGGCAAAAGGCAAATATACGTTTCATGCAAATATTATAGACT
The DNA window shown above is from Candidatus Margulisiibacteriota bacterium and carries:
- a CDS encoding peptidylprolyl isomerase; amino-acid sequence: MKRIFAFCLLLFTFLFSIGFSDTTADVSSVKTYAIFKTSLGDITCELYSEKAPITVKNFIGLATGTQAWFSPTSGEKVEDTPLYANTVFHRVIPGFMIQGGDPLGVGRGGPGYRFNDEFNDALKHDKPGKLSMANSGPNTNGSQFFITHIPTPWLDGKHT